The DNA region CCCCCTATCCCCCATTTTTAACTCGTTACCGATATATTTAAACGTTGTGACCTCAAGTTTTAGTTTTATTCTTTTTTGTTACCCCTGTCCCCACAATCTGGAGTCTGCCCACCATCTTGGACAAAATCCAAAATATGGAAGAGACTTACTTCTGCCCCTCCTGTGGAGGGGAGACCACCAACACTGAAAAATTTCCGTGGATTTTTTAAGACGAATGGTGGAGGTATCTTTATGGAAAGGGAATCCCTGGGGGTACTCTTCGCGATAGCCGGGACGTTCATCTACGGCATTGAGCCCGTTGTGATAAAGTCCAATCCCTCAAATCCAATAAGTTTTGCGGCATTCTCTGCCCTCGTTGCGTCGCTTCTCCTCTGGGGCAGTCTTCTCTGGACAGGGAAGTGGGAGGAGATCCGTGCCAACAGGGGCGACCTGAAGAAGGCGTTTTTGGTGGGACTCTTCGGTACGGCGCTCGCTTATCTGGCGTATTCATTCGGGGCGAGGATGAGCACGGCGATAAACGCCGCCCTGATAACCCGGAGTGAAGTTCTGTTCTCCTTCATGCTCTCCTGGCTGTTTTTGGGGGAGAAGATAACCCGGAGACTTGTTGCCTACTCCCTCGCGATAATCGTAGGTCTGGCCATCGTGATACTTCAGGGACGCTCCCTTGAACTCCATATCGGGGATTTCCTTCTTCTCCTGGTTCCACTCTTCTGGCAGCTCGGTCACGTGATAGCCAAGAGACTGCCTTACAGCTCGCCGACGATAGCGGCCCTTAGAAACACATTCGGCTTTCTGCTGCTCCTGCCGCTTGCAATCGCAACCGGCCTGGAGATTTCCGCCTTTGTGATCGCCGAGGGTCTCGTTATAGCCCTCGGCCAGCTGGTCTGGTACAGGTCAATAAAGCTCATCAACCTGTCCAAGGCCACGGCGATAATAACGCCCGCTCCCGCAGTTGCAATAGGGCTGGGAATCCTGCTCGGCGAGAGCTTTACAGTCTATCATGCCCTCGGCTTCATCCTAATTACCCTGGGAACACTAGGTGCAGTAAAGGTGGAAAGCGAGCTCAGAACCTGAGCAGTGTCCCAATGAAGCGAAAAACATCCCTTAATCCGAAACGTCCCTCCCTGTCGGGGTCATATATCATGCTCACGGGCACTTCTTTTATTCGGGCCCCCATCCTGGCCGCCTTTATCAGCATCTCGGTTTCGACTTCATAGCGGTCGCTCTCTATCTCCGGGATGAAGTGCCGGCTGAAAGCCCTGAAGCCGCTCTGGGTATCGTAGACGTACTGGCGCAGCTTGAGCCTTATGAGTTTCGTCGTTATTATGTTGCTGAGCCTCCTGTGAAGGGGCCTCTGGCTCACGTCCCCCTTCCTGGCGCCGATGACCATATCTGCCTCGCCGGAGACTATCGGCTCCACGAGGCTTATTATCTCCCCGGGTTTATGCTGACCGTCGGCGTCCATGAAGACCACAACGTCGCCGCTGGAGTGTTTAACCCCCTCACGCATTGCGCAGCCTTTACCGCAGTTTTTCTCAAGCCTGATGGCCTTTATTCGCTCATCCCTCTCGGAGAATGCCCTGGCGACCTCATACGTCCCATCGCTTGAGCCATCGTCAACCACTATGACCTCATCAACGAAGTCGGGAATCCCCTCAAGAACCTTCGGGAGCCTTGCCTCCTCGTTGTAAGCTGGTATGACGACGGTGATCCTTCTGCCCTTCAGCATCTACTCATCCTCTCCGAGCCTTTCGATGGCTCTCTGGGCTTTTCTCCTGAAGTCATCCTTATCGAGGAACTCCCAGTAGTGCTCCCTCGCAGGGAACCTGCCTTCTTTTACGTCCTCCCGATAGTTCTCAAGGGCAAGCCTTATCATCCCGCTGATGTCTGCGTATTTCTTGACGAAGGGAGGGGTGTTCTCGTAGATTCCTAGGAGGTCATGCCAGACAAGAACCTGGCCGTCCACGTACGGCCCGGCACCGATTCCGATGGTGGGGATCGAGACCTCCTCTGTCACGAGCTTCGCAACATCGGCCAGGGTAAATTCAAGGACAACGGCAAAGGCGCCGGCCTTCTCAAGTGCCTTGGCATCGCGGAGTATCTCCTCTATTTCTTCCTCGGTTTCCCCCATCAGCCGGTAGCCGCCGAGGCGGAGGTATCTCTGGGGAGTGAGCCCCGTGTGCCCCATTACCGGAATGCCCATCCTGACCAGCTTCCTCACGAGCTTCCTGTGGTCGTAGCCGCCCTCTATCTTCACCGCATCCGCCCCGGCCTGTACGAGCTTAATTGCATTTTTAACACCCTCATCGGTATCGACCTCGTAGCTCCCGAAGGGCATATCCGCTAGGACGAGCGCCCTCCTGACGGCCTTTGAGACGGCCCTGGTGTGGAAGACCATCTGGTCCATCGTGACGTTCAGCGTGTTCTCCTCCCCGTAGACAACCATCCCAAGGGAGTCGCCGATGAAGATTATGTCCATTCCTGCCCTGTCGGCTATGAGCGCTGAGGGATAATCGTAAGCGGTTATCATCGCGATCCTTTCCTTCCCCTTCATCTCGATTATTTTCCGAGGCGTTATCTCCCTCATATCACCACCCAATCCATTTCGACGGTGGTCTAATTAACGGTTTCGATGGTTTTATATACCGATTTCGGTAATTACCTATGGTGGTACAATGGGGAAGGTAAAAACCAGCGTTTACCTCGATGAGGAACTCTGGAGGGAGTTTAAAGAACTGGCCCGGCGGGAAAAGAGTGAGGTCAGCAAGCTCCTTGAAGAGGCACTTATGAACTACCTCATAAACGAAGTTTTGAAGGACATCGACGACTCTGAAGTGCCCCTGTGGTTTGAACCCCTGAAGGTCGAGGGCGAGAGCAGTGAAAAGCTCGTGAGGGAGATGAGGGATGACAGGGAGGAGCGTTTACTTGGACACTAGTGCCATCTTAAAGAGGTATTTAACCGAGGAAGGCAGCGATGTGGTGAAGGGAATATTCAGGGATGCATACAGAGGCGAAGTGAAGCTCGTCTTTAGCTTCTGGAACATTGGAGAGGTTATTGGAATACTCGACAAACGGCTAAGAAGGGGCCAGATCAGAAAGGAGGGCTTTGACTTCCTGAAGAAAGGCTTTCTGGCGGAGGTAAAGCGGTTCACGAGGTTGGGCGTCTTGGAGGTGGTCCCGGTTCACTCCCTACTGCTGGCCGATGCGTGGGAGCTAATTGAGAGATACCACATTTACCAAGCGGACGCGATTCAAATAGTTTCGGCAAAGTACGCCGGGGTTGAGAGCTTTTACACCGGAGACAAGAGGCTTCACGATACGGCTAGAAAAGAGGGCTTGAACTCTATACTGCTTGGAGGTGGCTGAAATGAGGAAGTGGGAACACTACGAGCACACCGCTGACGTTGGAATCAGGGGCTACGGTGAGAGCCTTGAGGAGGCCTTCGAGGCCGTTGCGCTGGCGCTCTTTGATGTGATGGTAGAGGTGAGAAAGGTCGAGAGCAAAGAATGCCGTGAGGTCGAGGTGGAGGGCGAAGACCTGATGGCGCTCCTCTACAACTTCCTTGAGGAGCTTCTCGTGCTCCACGACATGGAGGGACTGGTCTTTGGAGACGTTGACGTCGAGATAGAGAAAACCGGGGAAGGTTATCGGCTCAGGGCGAAGGCATGCGGCGAGGTTCTCGACTACGAGAAGCACGAGCCGAAGGAGGAGGTTAAGGCCATAACCTACCACGAGATGAAGATAGAGCAGCTTCCAGACGGAAGGTGGATGGCACAGCTGGTGCCGGACATCTGAGGTGGTTCTATGAGCGCGAGGGACAGAATTAAGGAAACCAATCCCGCCTTTTACGAGCGCTATTCAATGCTCGAAGACACGGACGAGTTCTGGGAGTTCATAATCCGGCCCCTGCGGCAGAGCATACGGGTGAACACCCTCAAGGCGCCGCTTAACGTGGTCGTTGAGAGGCTTAAAGAGGAGTTCGAACTTGAGCCGGTAGCATGGGTTCGCGAGGGATTCTTCATCAGCGTTGACAACCTCGCGAAGGTTCCGGAGCACAGTCTCGGCTTAATCTTCGGCCAGGAAGCGAGCTCCATGATACCCCCCGTTGTCCTTGATCCCAAGC from Thermococcus sp. includes:
- a CDS encoding glycosyltransferase family 2 protein → MLKGRRITVVIPAYNEEARLPKVLEGIPDFVDEVIVVDDGSSDGTYEVARAFSERDERIKAIRLEKNCGKGCAMREGVKHSSGDVVVFMDADGQHKPGEIISLVEPIVSGEADMVIGARKGDVSQRPLHRRLSNIITTKLIRLKLRQYVYDTQSGFRAFSRHFIPEIESDRYEVETEMLIKAARMGARIKEVPVSMIYDPDREGRFGLRDVFRFIGTLLRF
- a CDS encoding DMT family transporter, with the protein product MERESLGVLFAIAGTFIYGIEPVVIKSNPSNPISFAAFSALVASLLLWGSLLWTGKWEEIRANRGDLKKAFLVGLFGTALAYLAYSFGARMSTAINAALITRSEVLFSFMLSWLFLGEKITRRLVAYSLAIIVGLAIVILQGRSLELHIGDFLLLLVPLFWQLGHVIAKRLPYSSPTIAALRNTFGFLLLLPLAIATGLEISAFVIAEGLVIALGQLVWYRSIKLINLSKATAIITPAPAVAIGLGILLGESFTVYHALGFILITLGTLGAVKVESELRT
- the panB gene encoding 3-methyl-2-oxobutanoate hydroxymethyltransferase: MREITPRKIIEMKGKERIAMITAYDYPSALIADRAGMDIIFIGDSLGMVVYGEENTLNVTMDQMVFHTRAVSKAVRRALVLADMPFGSYEVDTDEGVKNAIKLVQAGADAVKIEGGYDHRKLVRKLVRMGIPVMGHTGLTPQRYLRLGGYRLMGETEEEIEEILRDAKALEKAGAFAVVLEFTLADVAKLVTEEVSIPTIGIGAGPYVDGQVLVWHDLLGIYENTPPFVKKYADISGMIRLALENYREDVKEGRFPAREHYWEFLDKDDFRRKAQRAIERLGEDE
- a CDS encoding CopG family transcriptional regulator — protein: MGKVKTSVYLDEELWREFKELARREKSEVSKLLEEALMNYLINEVLKDIDDSEVPLWFEPLKVEGESSEKLVREMRDDREERLLGH
- a CDS encoding type II toxin-antitoxin system VapC family toxin, producing the protein MTGRSVYLDTSAILKRYLTEEGSDVVKGIFRDAYRGEVKLVFSFWNIGEVIGILDKRLRRGQIRKEGFDFLKKGFLAEVKRFTRLGVLEVVPVHSLLLADAWELIERYHIYQADAIQIVSAKYAGVESFYTGDKRLHDTARKEGLNSILLGGG
- a CDS encoding archease, which translates into the protein MRKWEHYEHTADVGIRGYGESLEEAFEAVALALFDVMVEVRKVESKECREVEVEGEDLMALLYNFLEELLVLHDMEGLVFGDVDVEIEKTGEGYRLRAKACGEVLDYEKHEPKEEVKAITYHEMKIEQLPDGRWMAQLVPDI